From Enterococcus wangshanyuanii, the proteins below share one genomic window:
- a CDS encoding lysozyme family protein: protein MRNKIKRKVIGLFVVVSFFSLPQLSLLGGGSEKEYQASDESTGSINLSPEVLLHRPMVEKYAKLEGIPNEVDVLLAIMMVETGGRGRDVMQSSESMGLPVNTLDVEPSIAQGVKHYKGCIEDAKALGNDKWTAVASYNFGRNYNNYVSNNGHKHSTELADKYSLTIVAPSLGNSTGTRYSYPNPVAIPYNGGYLYLNGGNFFYVLLVQQYLTLNSNGSGSGTNSATGWKKKAVELALKDVGQSFPTGWGGRGECIVAVQGWINGAKAGTFIPGGVRTGYLQSGAKEVAWNQAKSGDVIQYENLGNPDLFDTGVHTMLVESVNKDGTINIIESNNPGGSGLVGQRKGITNSAPSGWRAVVWRFAD, encoded by the coding sequence ATGCGTAACAAGATAAAAAGAAAAGTGATTGGCTTGTTTGTAGTGGTAAGTTTTTTTAGCTTACCGCAACTTTCATTGTTGGGTGGTGGGAGTGAAAAAGAATATCAGGCTAGTGATGAATCGACAGGCTCTATTAATTTGTCACCAGAGGTGTTACTTCACCGTCCAATGGTTGAAAAGTATGCAAAACTAGAAGGGATTCCAAATGAAGTGGATGTATTACTCGCAATTATGATGGTTGAAACTGGCGGTCGTGGGCGTGATGTGATGCAAAGTAGCGAAAGTATGGGGTTACCAGTCAATACATTAGATGTAGAACCTAGCATTGCACAAGGAGTGAAGCATTATAAAGGGTGTATTGAGGATGCCAAAGCATTAGGCAATGATAAGTGGACGGCGGTTGCTTCTTATAACTTTGGGCGCAATTACAATAATTATGTTTCTAATAATGGACATAAGCATAGTACAGAATTAGCGGATAAATATAGTTTGACCATTGTTGCGCCTTCGTTGGGAAATTCAACAGGCACGAGGTATTCGTACCCTAACCCTGTGGCAATCCCTTATAATGGAGGTTATTTGTATTTAAATGGTGGAAATTTCTTTTATGTTTTATTGGTTCAACAATATTTAACGTTAAATAGTAACGGCAGTGGTAGTGGAACAAATAGTGCGACTGGCTGGAAGAAAAAAGCGGTTGAATTAGCTTTAAAAGATGTTGGACAGTCATTTCCTACTGGCTGGGGTGGACGTGGTGAATGTATTGTAGCTGTTCAAGGATGGATCAATGGTGCAAAGGCTGGAACGTTTATTCCGGGCGGTGTCAGAACTGGTTATCTTCAATCGGGGGCAAAAGAAGTGGCTTGGAATCAAGCAAAATCAGGTGATGTTATCCAATATGAAAATTTAGGGAATCCAGATTTATTTGATACAGGTGTTCATACTATGTTGGTTGAATCAGTCAATAAAGACGGCACTATTAATATAATAGAAAGTAATAATCCCGGTGGCTCTGGTTTAGTCGGACAACGAAAGGGAATCACGAATAGTGCGCCTAGTGGTTGGCGTGCAGTTGTATGGCGCTTTGCAGATTAG